The Athalia rosae chromosome 7, iyAthRosa1.1, whole genome shotgun sequence genome window below encodes:
- the LOC105689680 gene encoding NAD kinase 2, mitochondrial isoform X4, whose translation MDRGSDYDALLASHQNDKEKELATTNILKDLNIEYKVMNRSVNNLCRLSVDHNAFNWADLILPIGGDGTFLFSANLIFDNKKPIIGINSDPLSSEGYLMLPEKYTKDIRLIFELMKAGEYKFLMRSRIRTTLKGVGIWEPPFHMHQKWRVTGKERSQVKHADESIAVENKKILRFNVDDTYKDHSENVQPNERRLPWLALNEVFIGEALSARTSALDIRLGNANLSFKVKSCGLCASTGTGSTSWHRAINSLSPQTVDNIFRVGGIKLDSSINATDISSRYNGQLQFPAEDCRIAYTIRDMIVGRTLPSPKGIQPRGFCQKLIIRSHCFDAGLVLDGGIAVPFNDGTVAVLEIHPEDSLRTIILPE comes from the exons ATGGATAGAGGATCTGACTACGATGCATTGCTTGCCAGCCATCAGAATGACAAAGAGAAAGAGTTGGCTACAACCAACATTTTGAAGGACTTAAATATAGAATACAAAGTAATGAATAG GTCAGTTAATAATCTTTGTAGGTTATCAGTAGACCATAACGCATTTAATTGGGCAGATCTAATTCTACCTATTGGTGGTGAtggaacatttttattttctgcaaatttaATCTTTGATAACAAGAAGCCGATAATAGGGATAAACTCCGATCCCTTGTCATCTGAAGGGTACCTGATGCTCCCTGAAAAATATACCAAAGATATACGTTTGATATTCGAGCTGATGAAAGCTGGAGAATATAAATTTCTGATGCGAAGTAGAATTAGGACTACCCTGAAGGGTGTGGGAATTTGGGAGCCACCCTTTCACATGCATCAAAAGTGGAGAGTTACCGGCAAAGAAAGATCTCAGGTCAAACATGCCGATGAGAGCATAGCAGTAGAGAACAAGAAGATTCTCAG GTTCAATGTGGACGACACATACAAAGACCACTCAGAGAATGTCCAACCTAATGAGAGACGACTTCCCTGGCTAGCTTTGAACGAA GTGTTCATAGGGGAAGCTCTGTCAGCCAGGACGAGTGCCTTAGATATAAGATTAGGGAATGCAAATTTATCTTTTAAAGTGAAAAGCTGTGGGTTGTGCGCAAGTACTGGAACTGGATCAACTTCCTGGCACAGAGCAATCAACAGTCTCAGTCCGCAGACTGTTGATAACATCTTTAGGGTAGGGGGTATCAAGCTTGATTCCAGCATCAATGCCACTGATATATCTTCCAGATACAACGGCCAACTGCAATTTCCTGCAG AAGACTGCAGAATAGCCTACACGATCCGAGATATGATTGTAGGGAGAACATTGCCATCGCCCAAAGGCATTCAACCACGTGGCTTTTGTCAGAAGCTCATAATTCGCTCACATTGCTTTGATGCAGGTCTGGTCCTCGATGGTGGCATTGCGGTCCCTTTCAACGATGGAACAGTCGCAGTATTGGAAATTCATCCAGAAGATTCTCTTCGAACAATAATACTCCCAGAATGA
- the LOC105689680 gene encoding NAD kinase 2, mitochondrial isoform X2 encodes MTALALLHRKVSGTQQLFQTATLFAKQSYILSRNESRFVPKRVLVLSKVSRYYYEKLWGPDLNESQLRRRLMDRGSDYDALLASHQNDKEKELATTNILKDLNIEYKVMNRSVNNLCRLSVDHNAFNWADLILPIGGDGTFLFSANLIFDNKKPIIGINSDPLSSEGYLMLPEKYTKDIRLIFELMKAGEYKFLMRSRIRTTLKGVGIWEPPFHMHQKWRVTGKERSQVKHADESIAVENKKILRFNVDDTYKDHSENVQPNERRLPWLALNEVFIGEALSARTSALDIRLGNANLSFKVKSCGLCASTGTGSTSWHRAINSLSPQTVDNIFRVGGIKLDSSINATDISSRYNGQLQFPADCRIAYTIRDMIVGRTLPSPKGIQPRGFCQKLIIRSHCFDAGLVLDGGIAVPFNDGTVAVLEIHPEDSLRTIILPE; translated from the exons ATGACGGCGCTTGCTTTATTGCACAGAAAAGTAAGCG GTACTCAACAACTTTTCCAAACAGCGACGTTGTTTGCAAAGCAATCCTATATTCTTTCACGAAATGAGTCACGCTTTGTACCAAAGCGAGTACTCGTGTTGTCTAAAGTATCTCGATACTACTATGAGAAACTATGGGGGCCTGACTTGAATGAATCTCAGCTTAGGAGAAGACTGATGGATAGAGGATCTGACTACGATGCATTGCTTGCCAGCCATCAGAATGACAAAGAGAAAGAGTTGGCTACAACCAACATTTTGAAGGACTTAAATATAGAATACAAAGTAATGAATAG GTCAGTTAATAATCTTTGTAGGTTATCAGTAGACCATAACGCATTTAATTGGGCAGATCTAATTCTACCTATTGGTGGTGAtggaacatttttattttctgcaaatttaATCTTTGATAACAAGAAGCCGATAATAGGGATAAACTCCGATCCCTTGTCATCTGAAGGGTACCTGATGCTCCCTGAAAAATATACCAAAGATATACGTTTGATATTCGAGCTGATGAAAGCTGGAGAATATAAATTTCTGATGCGAAGTAGAATTAGGACTACCCTGAAGGGTGTGGGAATTTGGGAGCCACCCTTTCACATGCATCAAAAGTGGAGAGTTACCGGCAAAGAAAGATCTCAGGTCAAACATGCCGATGAGAGCATAGCAGTAGAGAACAAGAAGATTCTCAG GTTCAATGTGGACGACACATACAAAGACCACTCAGAGAATGTCCAACCTAATGAGAGACGACTTCCCTGGCTAGCTTTGAACGAA GTGTTCATAGGGGAAGCTCTGTCAGCCAGGACGAGTGCCTTAGATATAAGATTAGGGAATGCAAATTTATCTTTTAAAGTGAAAAGCTGTGGGTTGTGCGCAAGTACTGGAACTGGATCAACTTCCTGGCACAGAGCAATCAACAGTCTCAGTCCGCAGACTGTTGATAACATCTTTAGGGTAGGGGGTATCAAGCTTGATTCCAGCATCAATGCCACTGATATATCTTCCAGATACAACGGCCAACTGCAATTTCCTGCAG ACTGCAGAATAGCCTACACGATCCGAGATATGATTGTAGGGAGAACATTGCCATCGCCCAAAGGCATTCAACCACGTGGCTTTTGTCAGAAGCTCATAATTCGCTCACATTGCTTTGATGCAGGTCTGGTCCTCGATGGTGGCATTGCGGTCCCTTTCAACGATGGAACAGTCGCAGTATTGGAAATTCATCCAGAAGATTCTCTTCGAACAATAATACTCCCAGAATGA
- the LOC105689680 gene encoding NAD kinase 2, mitochondrial isoform X1 encodes MTALALLHRKVSGTQQLFQTATLFAKQSYILSRNESRFVPKRVLVLSKVSRYYYEKLWGPDLNESQLRRRLMDRGSDYDALLASHQNDKEKELATTNILKDLNIEYKVMNRSVNNLCRLSVDHNAFNWADLILPIGGDGTFLFSANLIFDNKKPIIGINSDPLSSEGYLMLPEKYTKDIRLIFELMKAGEYKFLMRSRIRTTLKGVGIWEPPFHMHQKWRVTGKERSQVKHADESIAVENKKILRFNVDDTYKDHSENVQPNERRLPWLALNEVFIGEALSARTSALDIRLGNANLSFKVKSCGLCASTGTGSTSWHRAINSLSPQTVDNIFRVGGIKLDSSINATDISSRYNGQLQFPAEDCRIAYTIRDMIVGRTLPSPKGIQPRGFCQKLIIRSHCFDAGLVLDGGIAVPFNDGTVAVLEIHPEDSLRTIILPE; translated from the exons ATGACGGCGCTTGCTTTATTGCACAGAAAAGTAAGCG GTACTCAACAACTTTTCCAAACAGCGACGTTGTTTGCAAAGCAATCCTATATTCTTTCACGAAATGAGTCACGCTTTGTACCAAAGCGAGTACTCGTGTTGTCTAAAGTATCTCGATACTACTATGAGAAACTATGGGGGCCTGACTTGAATGAATCTCAGCTTAGGAGAAGACTGATGGATAGAGGATCTGACTACGATGCATTGCTTGCCAGCCATCAGAATGACAAAGAGAAAGAGTTGGCTACAACCAACATTTTGAAGGACTTAAATATAGAATACAAAGTAATGAATAG GTCAGTTAATAATCTTTGTAGGTTATCAGTAGACCATAACGCATTTAATTGGGCAGATCTAATTCTACCTATTGGTGGTGAtggaacatttttattttctgcaaatttaATCTTTGATAACAAGAAGCCGATAATAGGGATAAACTCCGATCCCTTGTCATCTGAAGGGTACCTGATGCTCCCTGAAAAATATACCAAAGATATACGTTTGATATTCGAGCTGATGAAAGCTGGAGAATATAAATTTCTGATGCGAAGTAGAATTAGGACTACCCTGAAGGGTGTGGGAATTTGGGAGCCACCCTTTCACATGCATCAAAAGTGGAGAGTTACCGGCAAAGAAAGATCTCAGGTCAAACATGCCGATGAGAGCATAGCAGTAGAGAACAAGAAGATTCTCAG GTTCAATGTGGACGACACATACAAAGACCACTCAGAGAATGTCCAACCTAATGAGAGACGACTTCCCTGGCTAGCTTTGAACGAA GTGTTCATAGGGGAAGCTCTGTCAGCCAGGACGAGTGCCTTAGATATAAGATTAGGGAATGCAAATTTATCTTTTAAAGTGAAAAGCTGTGGGTTGTGCGCAAGTACTGGAACTGGATCAACTTCCTGGCACAGAGCAATCAACAGTCTCAGTCCGCAGACTGTTGATAACATCTTTAGGGTAGGGGGTATCAAGCTTGATTCCAGCATCAATGCCACTGATATATCTTCCAGATACAACGGCCAACTGCAATTTCCTGCAG AAGACTGCAGAATAGCCTACACGATCCGAGATATGATTGTAGGGAGAACATTGCCATCGCCCAAAGGCATTCAACCACGTGGCTTTTGTCAGAAGCTCATAATTCGCTCACATTGCTTTGATGCAGGTCTGGTCCTCGATGGTGGCATTGCGGTCCCTTTCAACGATGGAACAGTCGCAGTATTGGAAATTCATCCAGAAGATTCTCTTCGAACAATAATACTCCCAGAATGA
- the LOC105689680 gene encoding NAD kinase 2, mitochondrial isoform X3: MTALALLHRKVSGTQQLFQTATLFAKQSYILSRNESRFVPKRVLVLSKVSRYYYEKLWGPDLNESQLRRRLMDRGSDYDALLASHQNDKEKELATTNILKDLNIEYKVMNRLSVDHNAFNWADLILPIGGDGTFLFSANLIFDNKKPIIGINSDPLSSEGYLMLPEKYTKDIRLIFELMKAGEYKFLMRSRIRTTLKGVGIWEPPFHMHQKWRVTGKERSQVKHADESIAVENKKILRFNVDDTYKDHSENVQPNERRLPWLALNEVFIGEALSARTSALDIRLGNANLSFKVKSCGLCASTGTGSTSWHRAINSLSPQTVDNIFRVGGIKLDSSINATDISSRYNGQLQFPAEDCRIAYTIRDMIVGRTLPSPKGIQPRGFCQKLIIRSHCFDAGLVLDGGIAVPFNDGTVAVLEIHPEDSLRTIILPE; the protein is encoded by the exons ATGACGGCGCTTGCTTTATTGCACAGAAAAGTAAGCG GTACTCAACAACTTTTCCAAACAGCGACGTTGTTTGCAAAGCAATCCTATATTCTTTCACGAAATGAGTCACGCTTTGTACCAAAGCGAGTACTCGTGTTGTCTAAAGTATCTCGATACTACTATGAGAAACTATGGGGGCCTGACTTGAATGAATCTCAGCTTAGGAGAAGACTGATGGATAGAGGATCTGACTACGATGCATTGCTTGCCAGCCATCAGAATGACAAAGAGAAAGAGTTGGCTACAACCAACATTTTGAAGGACTTAAATATAGAATACAAAGTAATGAATAG GTTATCAGTAGACCATAACGCATTTAATTGGGCAGATCTAATTCTACCTATTGGTGGTGAtggaacatttttattttctgcaaatttaATCTTTGATAACAAGAAGCCGATAATAGGGATAAACTCCGATCCCTTGTCATCTGAAGGGTACCTGATGCTCCCTGAAAAATATACCAAAGATATACGTTTGATATTCGAGCTGATGAAAGCTGGAGAATATAAATTTCTGATGCGAAGTAGAATTAGGACTACCCTGAAGGGTGTGGGAATTTGGGAGCCACCCTTTCACATGCATCAAAAGTGGAGAGTTACCGGCAAAGAAAGATCTCAGGTCAAACATGCCGATGAGAGCATAGCAGTAGAGAACAAGAAGATTCTCAG GTTCAATGTGGACGACACATACAAAGACCACTCAGAGAATGTCCAACCTAATGAGAGACGACTTCCCTGGCTAGCTTTGAACGAA GTGTTCATAGGGGAAGCTCTGTCAGCCAGGACGAGTGCCTTAGATATAAGATTAGGGAATGCAAATTTATCTTTTAAAGTGAAAAGCTGTGGGTTGTGCGCAAGTACTGGAACTGGATCAACTTCCTGGCACAGAGCAATCAACAGTCTCAGTCCGCAGACTGTTGATAACATCTTTAGGGTAGGGGGTATCAAGCTTGATTCCAGCATCAATGCCACTGATATATCTTCCAGATACAACGGCCAACTGCAATTTCCTGCAG AAGACTGCAGAATAGCCTACACGATCCGAGATATGATTGTAGGGAGAACATTGCCATCGCCCAAAGGCATTCAACCACGTGGCTTTTGTCAGAAGCTCATAATTCGCTCACATTGCTTTGATGCAGGTCTGGTCCTCGATGGTGGCATTGCGGTCCCTTTCAACGATGGAACAGTCGCAGTATTGGAAATTCATCCAGAAGATTCTCTTCGAACAATAATACTCCCAGAATGA
- the LOC105689687 gene encoding tRNA-uridine aminocarboxypropyltransferase 2 isoform X1 produces the protein MSSPETVWEELASIDADPPTMRDKCTQCRHIPCLTAHRRPVPVCWCPGLPKTRLSPASRLIILQHPAEVKRCLRTAPMLTFGLEVGKCLTFRGKKFPLLKHEGLSDILADTNTVMLYPTIASTTLNALDPVGLNGQKPYNLVILDGTWPQAKAMYHNSPILHSVRSCKLVGLPISEYVIRTQPTEGCLSTLETGALALSILEGNSQIRNELLGPLHYLCRFQLQNGAVTHQSKEWRIKQHTYPKLIGKRLAKQLRVLPED, from the exons ATGTCAAGTCCAGAGACAGTGTGGGAAGAGCTCGCCAGCATTGATGCAGATCCACCGACAATGCGTGATAAATGTACACAATGCAG ACACATCCCTTGCCTTACTGCACATAGGAGACCAGTTCCAGTTTGTTGGTGTCCCGGGTTGCCAAAGACTCGTTTATCTCCAGCCTCTAGACTAATCATACTGCAACATCCTGCGGAGGTGAAACGATGTCTGAGGACTGCACCTATGTTGACTTTTGGACTGGAAGTAGGGAAATGCCTAACCTTCag GGGGAAGAAATTTCCACTTTTGAAACATGAGGGGTTATCTGATATCTTGGCTGACACCAATACCGTTATGCTTTACCCAACAATTGCTTCAACGACTCTCAATGCGCTTGATCCTGTTGGACTCAATGGACAAAAACCTTACAACCTAGTTATACTTGATGGCACATGGCCACAAGCTAAG GCAATGTATCACAACAGTCCTATCTTACACTCTGTACGATCTTGTAAACTGGTTGGATTACCAATCAGTGAATATGTAATACGAACACAGCCAACAGAAGGGTGTTTATCTACTTTGGAAACTGGTGCCTTAGCACTATCTATTTTGGAAGGAAACTCACAAATAAGGAATGAATTATTGGGTCCACTTCATTATCTATGCAG ATTTCAACTTCAGAATGGTGCCGTGACACATCAAAGTAAAGAGTGGAGAATAAAGCAACATACATATCCCAAGTTGATTGGAAAAAGGCTAGCTAAACAACTTCGTGTTCTGCCTGAAGATTAG
- the LOC105689687 gene encoding tRNA-uridine aminocarboxypropyltransferase 2 isoform X2, which yields MSSPETVWEELASIDADPPTMRDKCTQCRRPVPVCWCPGLPKTRLSPASRLIILQHPAEVKRCLRTAPMLTFGLEVGKCLTFRGKKFPLLKHEGLSDILADTNTVMLYPTIASTTLNALDPVGLNGQKPYNLVILDGTWPQAKAMYHNSPILHSVRSCKLVGLPISEYVIRTQPTEGCLSTLETGALALSILEGNSQIRNELLGPLHYLCRFQLQNGAVTHQSKEWRIKQHTYPKLIGKRLAKQLRVLPED from the exons ATGTCAAGTCCAGAGACAGTGTGGGAAGAGCTCGCCAGCATTGATGCAGATCCACCGACAATGCGTGATAAATGTACACAATGCAG GAGACCAGTTCCAGTTTGTTGGTGTCCCGGGTTGCCAAAGACTCGTTTATCTCCAGCCTCTAGACTAATCATACTGCAACATCCTGCGGAGGTGAAACGATGTCTGAGGACTGCACCTATGTTGACTTTTGGACTGGAAGTAGGGAAATGCCTAACCTTCag GGGGAAGAAATTTCCACTTTTGAAACATGAGGGGTTATCTGATATCTTGGCTGACACCAATACCGTTATGCTTTACCCAACAATTGCTTCAACGACTCTCAATGCGCTTGATCCTGTTGGACTCAATGGACAAAAACCTTACAACCTAGTTATACTTGATGGCACATGGCCACAAGCTAAG GCAATGTATCACAACAGTCCTATCTTACACTCTGTACGATCTTGTAAACTGGTTGGATTACCAATCAGTGAATATGTAATACGAACACAGCCAACAGAAGGGTGTTTATCTACTTTGGAAACTGGTGCCTTAGCACTATCTATTTTGGAAGGAAACTCACAAATAAGGAATGAATTATTGGGTCCACTTCATTATCTATGCAG ATTTCAACTTCAGAATGGTGCCGTGACACATCAAAGTAAAGAGTGGAGAATAAAGCAACATACATATCCCAAGTTGATTGGAAAAAGGCTAGCTAAACAACTTCGTGTTCTGCCTGAAGATTAG
- the LOC105689677 gene encoding protein arginine N-methyltransferase 7 isoform X1 — translation MKFYTPYFRRVSVQISTSLQKGLYSLSMPRHTTRRISNTKKMSVFTQNLNPITGTTCWEEKDPDYDYHQEVARSAFADMLHDHERNEKYLVALKAAIEKKHSLGQKAHVLDIGTGTGLLSMMAAKCGADTITACEAFRPMANCAVKIIEGNGYAEKIKLIFKRSTDITVGQDGDMQQRANILVTEVFDTELIGEGALSTFQHAHKVLLDKNSIVIPHSGIVWAQVIESSTVRGWNRIDPIRNSKRNNILVDTPISAKMCSGVATVHDLQLSQLPIDSFRRLTEPQEVCRFDWSGKSPLKLTETFSHQIRPIATGTAHAIFMWWDLNMDTDGQVVLSCAPVWEHPDVKLEAEKGRSVTELKEKIPWRDHWMQAVYYLSPEIPISTEEDVTLVTSHDEYSFAYHLDYSQSKVDNSNYQRPICDCFLHLAYSRTRIGQLNDSSRNAKYIQVLERKITPESICLCLSDGCLLGLAAAKLGAKKVIIYESNSLSRRAMETYVTANNLSETVQIITSKSELPPGNEVNLIFGEPNFVTSIVPWDNIYFWHLSSKYPENIARIPTSVTIKAIAVEFKDLYKIRAPLGICEGFDMAIFDKLVQSSSDISDNPIEAHPLWEYPARALSASFTITQFDFAKDINQQCGIKLSNIVPILMQGHCNGIALWVDWILDSTTEVTTGPIHDTNPGSDISWDPYTRQGVYLPRKTYPVTTNNSLVWSMNFSPLSGDVEFGFEIV, via the exons ATGAAATTCTACACACCATACTTCCGGCGAGTTTCTGTGCAAATATCTACTAGCCTTCAGAAAGGATTATATTC TCTTTCCATGCCGCGGCATACAACTCGAAGGATATCGAATACCAAGAAAATGAGTGTCTTCACGCAGAATTTGAACCCCATAACAGGCACCACTTGCTGGGAAGAAAAAGATCCTGATTACGATTATCACCAAGAAGTTGCAAGATCGGCATTTGCCGATATGTTACACGATCATGAAAGG aatgaaaaatatttggttGCTCTGAAAGCGGCAATAGAGAAAAAACACTCTTTGGGACAGAAGGCTCATGTGTTGGATATCGGGACTGGTACAGGGCTACTTTCAATGATGGCTGCAAAGTGTGGGGCTGACACAATCACTGCATGTGAA GCATTTAGACCAATGGCGAATTGCGCGGTAAAAATTATAGAAGGAAATGGATACGCTGAGAAGATAAAActgattttcaaacgatctACCGATATTACTGTTGGACAAGATGGAGACATGCAACAACGTGCCAATATTTTGGTCACAGAGGTTTTTGACACAGAATTGATTGGAGAAGGAGCATTATCAACTTTCCAGCACGCTCACAAAGTTTTGTTGGAT AAAAACAGTATAGTTATTCCACATAGTGGCATAGTGTGGGCTCAAGTTATTGAAAGTTCAACAGTACGTGGCTGGAACAGAATAGACCCAATCCGTAATTCCAAAAGGAATAATATTCTCGTGGATACTCCAATTTCTGCAAAAATGTGTAGTGGGGTTGCAACAGTCCATGACTTACAACTCAGCCAATTACCAATAGACTCGTTCAGGCGATTGACTGAACCTCAAGAGGTCtgcag ATTCGATTGGTCGGGAAAATCACCTTTGAAGCTCACAGAAACCTTCAGTCACCAAATCAGGCCAATTGCCACAGGCACCGCCCATGCAATATTTATGTGGTGGGATTTGAATATGGATACAGACGGGCAG GTAGTTTTAAGCTGCGCACCTGTCTGGGAGCATCCGGACGTAAAATTAGAAGCTGAAAAAGGCAGAAGTGTGACTGAATTGAAAGAGAAGATTCCGTGGAGAGATCACTGGATGCAGGCAGTTTATTATCTCTCTCCGGAAATCCCAATTTCAACTGAAGAAGATGTTACCTTGGTTACTTCTCATGATGAATACTCATTCGCGTATCACCTGGATTATTCACAATCAAA GGTAGACAATTCAAATTACCAGAGGCCAATCTGCGACTGTTTCCTCCATTTGGCTTACTCCAGAACACGGATAGGGCAGCTCAACGACAGCAGTCGTAACGCAAAGTACATACAAgtgttggaaagaaaaattacgccTGAATCGATCTGCTTATGTCTATCTGATGGCTGTTTGCTAGGGTTGGCTGCTGCTAAACTTGGAGCAAAGAAG GTCATAATTTATGAGAGCAATAGTTTATCGCGCAGAGCAATGGAAACGTACGTAACGGCAAATAATCTCTCTGAAACGGTGCAAATTATCACATCAAAGAGTGAGCTACCCCCCGGAAACGAGGTAAACCTGATTTTTGGAGAGCCCAACTTCGTGACTTCAATTGTTCCATGGGACAACATATACTTTTGGCATTTGAGTTCAAAGTACCCAGAAAATATTGCTAGGATACCAACCTCGGTTACTATCAAAGCTATAGCCGTTGAATTTAAGGACTTATACAAGATCCGAGCGCCTCTGGGGATTTGCGAAGGATTCGACATGGCTATATTCGACAAGCTAGTTCAG AGTTCAAGTGACATAAGTGATAATCCCATCGAAGCACATCCCCTCTGGGAATACCCGGCACGAGCTCTCAGCGCTTCATTCACAATCACACAGTTTGACTTTGCAAAAGACATAAATCAACAATGTGGGATCAAGCTTTCGAACATTGTTCCCATATTGAT GCAAGGCCACTGCAACGGCATTGCATTATGGGTTGACTGGATTCTCGATTCTACGACGGAAGTGACGACGGGTCCCATACACGACACAAATCCGGGTTCTGATATATCCTGGGACCCGTATACACGGCAAGGTGTATACCTTCCACGTAAAACGTATCCTGTAACGACGAATAACTCTCTTGTATGGTCCATGAATTTCTCTCCACTTAGTGGGGACGTGGAATTTGGATTTGaaatcgtataa
- the LOC105689677 gene encoding protein arginine N-methyltransferase 7 isoform X2, with amino-acid sequence MANCAVKIIEGNGYAEKIKLIFKRSTDITVGQDGDMQQRANILVTEVFDTELIGEGALSTFQHAHKVLLDKNSIVIPHSGIVWAQVIESSTVRGWNRIDPIRNSKRNNILVDTPISAKMCSGVATVHDLQLSQLPIDSFRRLTEPQEVCRFDWSGKSPLKLTETFSHQIRPIATGTAHAIFMWWDLNMDTDGQVVLSCAPVWEHPDVKLEAEKGRSVTELKEKIPWRDHWMQAVYYLSPEIPISTEEDVTLVTSHDEYSFAYHLDYSQSKVDNSNYQRPICDCFLHLAYSRTRIGQLNDSSRNAKYIQVLERKITPESICLCLSDGCLLGLAAAKLGAKKVIIYESNSLSRRAMETYVTANNLSETVQIITSKSELPPGNEVNLIFGEPNFVTSIVPWDNIYFWHLSSKYPENIARIPTSVTIKAIAVEFKDLYKIRAPLGICEGFDMAIFDKLVQSSSDISDNPIEAHPLWEYPARALSASFTITQFDFAKDINQQCGIKLSNIVPILMQGHCNGIALWVDWILDSTTEVTTGPIHDTNPGSDISWDPYTRQGVYLPRKTYPVTTNNSLVWSMNFSPLSGDVEFGFEIV; translated from the exons ATGGCGAATTGCGCGGTAAAAATTATAGAAGGAAATGGATACGCTGAGAAGATAAAActgattttcaaacgatctACCGATATTACTGTTGGACAAGATGGAGACATGCAACAACGTGCCAATATTTTGGTCACAGAGGTTTTTGACACAGAATTGATTGGAGAAGGAGCATTATCAACTTTCCAGCACGCTCACAAAGTTTTGTTGGAT AAAAACAGTATAGTTATTCCACATAGTGGCATAGTGTGGGCTCAAGTTATTGAAAGTTCAACAGTACGTGGCTGGAACAGAATAGACCCAATCCGTAATTCCAAAAGGAATAATATTCTCGTGGATACTCCAATTTCTGCAAAAATGTGTAGTGGGGTTGCAACAGTCCATGACTTACAACTCAGCCAATTACCAATAGACTCGTTCAGGCGATTGACTGAACCTCAAGAGGTCtgcag ATTCGATTGGTCGGGAAAATCACCTTTGAAGCTCACAGAAACCTTCAGTCACCAAATCAGGCCAATTGCCACAGGCACCGCCCATGCAATATTTATGTGGTGGGATTTGAATATGGATACAGACGGGCAG GTAGTTTTAAGCTGCGCACCTGTCTGGGAGCATCCGGACGTAAAATTAGAAGCTGAAAAAGGCAGAAGTGTGACTGAATTGAAAGAGAAGATTCCGTGGAGAGATCACTGGATGCAGGCAGTTTATTATCTCTCTCCGGAAATCCCAATTTCAACTGAAGAAGATGTTACCTTGGTTACTTCTCATGATGAATACTCATTCGCGTATCACCTGGATTATTCACAATCAAA GGTAGACAATTCAAATTACCAGAGGCCAATCTGCGACTGTTTCCTCCATTTGGCTTACTCCAGAACACGGATAGGGCAGCTCAACGACAGCAGTCGTAACGCAAAGTACATACAAgtgttggaaagaaaaattacgccTGAATCGATCTGCTTATGTCTATCTGATGGCTGTTTGCTAGGGTTGGCTGCTGCTAAACTTGGAGCAAAGAAG GTCATAATTTATGAGAGCAATAGTTTATCGCGCAGAGCAATGGAAACGTACGTAACGGCAAATAATCTCTCTGAAACGGTGCAAATTATCACATCAAAGAGTGAGCTACCCCCCGGAAACGAGGTAAACCTGATTTTTGGAGAGCCCAACTTCGTGACTTCAATTGTTCCATGGGACAACATATACTTTTGGCATTTGAGTTCAAAGTACCCAGAAAATATTGCTAGGATACCAACCTCGGTTACTATCAAAGCTATAGCCGTTGAATTTAAGGACTTATACAAGATCCGAGCGCCTCTGGGGATTTGCGAAGGATTCGACATGGCTATATTCGACAAGCTAGTTCAG AGTTCAAGTGACATAAGTGATAATCCCATCGAAGCACATCCCCTCTGGGAATACCCGGCACGAGCTCTCAGCGCTTCATTCACAATCACACAGTTTGACTTTGCAAAAGACATAAATCAACAATGTGGGATCAAGCTTTCGAACATTGTTCCCATATTGAT GCAAGGCCACTGCAACGGCATTGCATTATGGGTTGACTGGATTCTCGATTCTACGACGGAAGTGACGACGGGTCCCATACACGACACAAATCCGGGTTCTGATATATCCTGGGACCCGTATACACGGCAAGGTGTATACCTTCCACGTAAAACGTATCCTGTAACGACGAATAACTCTCTTGTATGGTCCATGAATTTCTCTCCACTTAGTGGGGACGTGGAATTTGGATTTGaaatcgtataa